The following DNA comes from Papaver somniferum cultivar HN1 chromosome 4, ASM357369v1, whole genome shotgun sequence.
GTAACACAATACCACCCTTCCAGATCAGGAATTTGAAGAAGTACTATAGCATGGCGTGTCTTCATAGTGTATCAAGCTAAATAGGTAATAGCACCAGCAAAATACAAAAGACTGAAAAAAGTCAAATCCAGTACTAACCTCATGTGGATCAAAATAAGTTCGAACTAGGAGATGCTCCAGTCGTAAATACCTTTCAGGCTGCTCCTGCTTCATGACACCCATTGCCTGAGTTTGTCTCAAAATAGCTCGTGCAGTGTCCAATTCTCGAAGCTCAATCATTTCCAGAACAATCTACAAAACAAACAGATCATATTATGATAAGATGTCTTTGGGCACAATAAGACAGTTAAAAAGATACTCCATTCAAAGAACAATTCAAGTAAACGCAACGATAAAAGGAGATGTGCATGCATTATCTGCCTAGGTGAATTAGGAAGAAAATTTTTTTTTAAGGGATGGTTTAAAATTGATATCAAAATGCTGAGGAGGCACAAAATTACAACTATAAGAAAATATAAAGCTACCCACAGCTATAATGCTTTTGGAAGCCTGAACAAAGAATAAAAACCAAGACACAGCAAAAGGCCACTAGATTGTTAGATACCTTACATGTGGTACACTTTTTCCCTCTACTTAACCACCAAGTCTTCGGAGAACAGACCTCTAAATATCTCTAGACTATATAAGTGTATAGTCTCAATGTAAAAGGATATGATAAGATGGTTTATTCTCCTTCCTAAAATAAGACACATTGTTGAGATGATACTGTGATGTGATCTCACTTCTAGCAAGATTATCAAAGATTGGAACAGCATTCCACATAGTGAATCTACTACAGTCAAAATCAGCACCCAAAACCCATGGATATTGCCACGATCCCCTAGTATCCCATAAAAAGTCTTGGTTCTCTTTACCAGCCAGACCATAAATATTAGAACGCATCCAAACAAAGCCATTTACTCTAATTTTAAGTAAGAGAATTAAGTATGGACCTTGAAAATCATCTATAAGTTAAAAAATAGATGGAGGATATACTGCAAATTATCTACGCCACCAATTATCCTAGTATTAGGAAGAACGTGCATCTACAAGTTTAAGTTTCACTGTAAATCATCCTTCTAGCACAATGGTAAACAAAGATGCTTCACAGTCTGAAGTTTAACTTGGTAGTCATTGCAGCCAATCTACTTGCTTCagaaagaaaagaacaaaaaaacccAATCTATGCTACGCAAAGTTCAAGAAGACCACAATAGATCTCCCTAGACGCCAAAAAGGTACAGCACCTCAAATCAATATGCCCTAATCCACATAGTGAATCTACAACAATCAAAATCACCACCCAAAGTCCATGGATATTGCCACAATCCCCTAGTATTCGATAATTCTTCCCATAAAAATTCTTGGTTCTCTCTACCAGCCAGACCATAAATATAAGAAAGCATCCAAACAAAGCCATTTACTATATTTTTAAGTAAAAGAGATTAAGTATGgaccttgaaaaatcatctataaCTATAAGCTCAAAAGTAGATAGCGCAAATTATCTGATCCCCAAATCATCCTAGTATTAGGAAGAACATGCATCTAAAAGTTTAAGTTTCCCGGTAAATCATCCTCCTAGCACAATGTTACCAACAAAGATGCTTCACAGTCTGAAGTATAACTTGGTAGCCATCGCAGCCAACCTATGCTACGCAAAGTTCAAGAAGGCCACAATAGACCTCCCTAGATGCCAAAAAAGTACAGCACCTAAAGTCAATATGCCCTAATATATTTCCCTTGGAACCCAAGAATTAAACACCACAAATTCCTCTTACCATTTAAGACTACCATGAATACCAAATGAAAGAGCACAAACTCAACGAATTATACGAAATTCAACTTAGTAGAAATTACCTGCTCATATAAGTCCTCCAGCTTCTGTCTAGGAAGCTTGAGTTGTGCAACTTGAGGCAGTATAGCATCCCACCTTCCACTATTGATATCAGCGACAAATGTTTCAAGGCTGTCTACGGTATTCAACGAGACCTGGCACTCACCTTGCAAAGTCTGAAAAGTTTGATTTAAATTGTTTTCTTTGCAGAACTGAAGCACAATTTTGATCACACTGCACAAAATTACGAAATAAAATATTAGACAACTACTTTTCTTCTCATTCCAAAACTTTCATCAACAGAACTATACATGGTGCCCCCCTCTTTTTAAGTCAGTATCATGTAAAATTTGTCACACAACAACAGATGTAAGAGTATACCAGAACACCTAAGTGGATACAGACAAGTATTAGACACTCAAAATAATCGAAGTAGCAACCAGATGGACCGATGTTTTGCAATATAACCATCACATATCCTCCCCTATCTCATTAATTCGTGTTTCGGTAGAATGGCACCATTATTTCATGAATGAATATGCAGTTACTTGTGTTTCTGACTCCTCGGCATCAATCACCCCCATCACATACAATATAATCACTATCTTCAGAGATGAAGCTAaaatttaattaccaacaatgTGACAGATTTTGTAAACCTAATACTGTAACAGCGTGCCCTTAATCTAACACAAAACTATTTCTCAATCCAGGTTATATATCAGCTAAAATCACCAACTTTACATACAAAAATCTCAGATAAGAACTAAATAAAAGTAGGGTCTGTTTTTTACTTACTCACGAGCTTCAATTTCTAGGGTAGACATTGTTCCGAATTGCTGCCTCGATCACGAGCTTCTGATATTTTTGGATGAAGAGGTAAAATTTCAGTGTGAAATTATTTGAATTGGTTAGGTTTTGGGGAAGgaattttacaaaaccctaaCGAAATTAACAAAAAGAAGAAACTGTTTTGGCGCTTAGAGGAGAGAAAGAAACCTATTGAGAGAAAAACTTGGAAAATGAGGATACTTTTGTCATATTAATAGAACCGTGACCGACCTGAACTGGTTCAATGTAAACCGCAGTTTCAAGGACAACTTTCCATACTAGAAACAAAACCCGTTTGGCAGCGTTCTCTAGAAGCAGAAGTACATGTGGTTTTCAGCTTCTAAAAATTGTCCTGAAGTATAATTCCCGAACATACTTTTAACTTTTTGACTAAACTAAGTCCGCACATCCTTAACCAACTGGCATTATCCCAATTTGTCAGGGGTTGGACTCCCAACCTATAGTTTGCGTATTCAATTCCCGCTGTTGATCgattaaaaagaattaaaaaataaaaagagtctGAACATCCTCAAAATTGAACCCGCACTTGACTATCGCATATGCCATTAGAAGGATATACGTCACACAGTAACGCCACATAAGGTTATAGTCCTAtggtgtgctaatctagcagttagATTAACAATCCACATCAGCACccagcgctgtttggttcaggtccacgttgtttggttcagcgcaacCAATCTCAGCCGCcgaatcaaaaaataaatctccagcgttgaaccattcagcgaaaaggtgatttttgtggcgttgaaccattcagcggtactatctcgctgctagttcaaGTGCGAGCAAatggtaggagagagaactagtgttaacaaatagacaacactTTTCTGCTAGTCTAGCAGCTCAACCTAGCCAATAGGACTTAGCCTAAAGTGTCATTGTGTTGCAGGAACTATGTAGGATAGATCTTGACATGATCAATTCTGGCACCTTGAAAAAGAGTGATAACCTATTTGAAATTTAAGaagttgtttttagatttataaaagcAAAACGGTTAGAATTTAGTTCGAGTGTACAATTTTCAGAATGATATCTAGAAGCATAAAAGTTAAATTCACGAAGCAAAATGTTTTTGATACTGACTTCTGAGATTGGCTTATGTTTCAGAAAACCAAAAGTGCAGGGGCAGAACTACAACCAGGCTTCCCCTGGCTGGAGCCACCCGAAAGCCCAAAACATATTTTTTACTACCTTATTTTAATTGGGCCTTAAAACCTTTGGGAAACTTAAGCTTAAGCCCGGGGTTCAAAAACAATCAAGCCTGGGGTATAGAATATTTCTGGTTCCGCCCCTGCAAAGGGGCCTAAAATTAGAGTTTGCTTTGTGGAAATTCATTTTTGATGTATATTTACATATTCCTAGTTCAATTAGGAAACTGCTTTTAGCCATGTAATCCGTCCCTATAAATACTAGGTTATTGATGTGCTTCTTCTACATCACAAAAGAGGGAATACATATAATCTAGTTGTATTTGTCATTCTACCGTTAATAAAACCATTCTCCCACGTTAGGGAGTAATTTGACAACTAAAGCGGTCACCGAAGTGTTTTACAAATTATTTATGCAGAGAAACTCCGTTTATATTCCAGTCGTTCTTGCTGGTGCCTTCGCTGGTGAAAAGGTATGTTTTAGATTAAAATTTCATGAAATATGAATCACTGTTGCAACCGTAGTATAAAGCTGATGTTACGAGATTGTGTATGGTTTTGCAGGCTGTTGATTATGGAGTTAAGAAGCTGTGGGACATGAACAATGCCGGGGTAAGTAATTTCAATatacattcttttttttttgatacaagtAGGTAACTGAAGAGTTGTTTGAACCAATTGTTAAACCTTGAGCTCTAACTTTTTATTTGTCCATAATTATAGAAAAGGTTTGAGGATATTTCAGTATTCCAGAAGCCAATTTTGCGCAGTTAGCTTGTTGACGACTGTAGAATCCTTCTGAAGTTTATGGTGTGAAGTTTTGGTGATCGGACAGACAGTTAGAAAGCACATAATTGGACTGATTCAATTTTCAAGTGTACACTTTGTGTAATGAAGTCTGTCAAACTTTATAATATTAGCAGTGTTGGATTTTATCAACTTAAAAATTTATTGCAAATCATATGTATACTATCTGTCCAGGAGTATCACACTGGTTTAAGATAAACTGTGCGCAATTAAACAGCCAACCCCCGCGACCCCTCCTCAGATTCCTCTCAAAGATCACTTCTTTGGATTGTACCTGCTGAAACTGTAAACATGAAACATATGAGCATGAGTAAAATCAATTAACCGACACCACGTATATTTGGGAAAGACTACATATATATACCTGTAAAGAGAATTTGAGGATCAATGGTAGTAAGATTTTCATCATCGAGGCACTTCCAGGTTCTAATGGAGTCGGCGATGGAATCAGGATTCTATGTCTGGGTgggttaaaaatattttttttgtgcaTATCTAAAGTTCTTCCCTGAAGACGATTCTCGGAGGGGCTGTAGTTTTGTTGTTATACAGCCGTGTTTATCTTTCTAATGTTGCTTCGCTTCGCTGTTATTCCTTTGGATATATTTGTGTTTGGGGAGGAAGAAAACCAAAAAGCTAACCTTAAGCAGTGATTATTTAGTTAAAGTGGTGTAGCCAACTATTGTTGGCATTTTTGGACCAAGGATAACCAATTAAGGAGAGGAAGTTAGTCATTATGTTACTCTTCACACCTTCTTCTAGTTAATTAATAATACACATGACACGAGTAGTAAAAAGCTAAAAGGAGTAAATCAAGACGAAAGAATTGACTCATAGCAGGTGAGCCCAACAAAACGGCAGCCATTTAATAACAGAAACAACATCAATACGTGTTTTTTACTTTAGTGTTTGAACGGAGGGATGATATTACCAATGATTAATTCACGTGGGGCCGTGTTTTAATATTCTTGAATTACTTCCCTGGTTTTATCTCACCAGCGTCATATGTTATTAATGGGCTAAGTCAAATTTATATATGGGCTAAACTTCGCAGATATTGAaaatgaaacctattttgagggcatactgatttttttttttgaggtatactaaataatgccaaaatagggtcactaaataaaatagCACCACCATCCCTTATCTATCACTTTTTATAATGGCATAACTATCCTTGATTAATTAAccttaatgattatgattaattaataattttaatgattgacTAAGTTAAGTTGTGAGTGTATATCAATTGAAAACTCTGATTTTTTTAGTTTGAGTGTGGTTTTTGAGACAAAggaagaaaagtgaaaaaaactaGGGTGTTTGAGATTTGTGAGGTTTATGtgatttttgtgattcaaaatggaTGATCCAGGAGAAGCTTCATCTCGTAAAAGCGAtataatacacatcaactacaacaatgatccgtaTTTAGCCGATTTtttggattatgagaatgattttattcAAACTTCAACTCAACCTCAAGCTAAAAGTCAATATGATGGTTtctatgagccaaatccagatgatgaatacattaTGGAAGAACCTTCTGCTGATAATACACAGGTATACTCTTATACGGTATCTAATCTCCTTTTTATAGCTTCGATTCTTTTAAAAAATGAATTTTCACAAAGTTTTTCGGAGTTTGGAAATAGGTTCGGTAGTAAATTAATAGCCGAACTTTGAAAAagggaagaacagttcggctagttCGATTGCTTTCATAGGATAGTCGAACCTcatatttcttgttgtttttttcgaGTTACTGTGTTAAGTTCGGCTCAAATATTTTCAGCCGAACATTAACTATAATTCCACTTTCTACAAGTACTAAGTTCGGCTCTTGATTTTTCAATATCGAGTAAGCCGAACCTTGTTCTACTCTAATATTTCGCTTGGTTCGGCGCTTTTTGAAATTTTTCGAATTAGCCGAACCTATAGTTAATTTCTTTGGTTAAGTTATCTTACCACGCCGTATTCTTGTAGATCATGGTTTATGAACCTCAACCAATGCACGAGCAACCTTCGGCTGTTAACACTATTTACGAAGACAATcgagatcacttccaaaatgacttGGTAGGTAACAAATTGAGTGATGTATTACATTATATGTTAAAAGTCTATATCCGAAACGTTTACTAAGTATATATGTGACCTTGTATTCCTGTAGAGATGGGGAAGTAAATCGGAAGCAAAAACTTGGGCTTATGAACATGGATTGCTAATAAACTGCGTGCTAGTTATCGGGCAACAAAGCCGATGGAACCgggttgaaatggtttgtgagagaagcggcAAAGACGTC
Coding sequences within:
- the LOC113272946 gene encoding cytochrome b-c1 complex subunit 9-like, with translation MPLEGYTSHRSNLTTKAVTEVFYKLFMQRNSVYIPVVLAGAFAGEKAVDYGVKKLWDMNNAGKRFEDISVFQKPILRS